In a genomic window of Akkermansiaceae bacterium:
- a CDS encoding protein kinase, translating to MPGKSIYSQLYEEAGQQPLDLSGSPTETLCPLYCALGRIEDRYELEEEIGVGGMKQVLRVYDRQTERHVAMARPKADVTPERYDAFLREGHITSRLEHPNIIKLFDMGIDESKRPFFTMEYKRGLSLRKILSFLQADKHLEEYSTQKRLSIFLRVCEAIAYAHSRHVLHLDLKPENIQVGTFGEVQVCDWGLGEIERKESEQHSSEALLDPDLYGDQLEPPIKGTPGYMAPEQDNSRASKTMQTDIYALGCLLYELDTLHPPESRFKKPSHSKAITAIITKACAENPDDRYRQVENMWEDVNRHLMGFSVGAERTGFGREILLFYRRHKLPSLITVFFTVFLLGVALFFTQKLQTSHGATKQALERTEDALTSAKQERDRAELSLDRYLKEKEYAEALLNKHSADTIDSTVLLVDDIILNESLALVAVQKAMEGLDKKLASNPPAGDRTWGLKAYLLFITQRFEEAGKLYSRRVGGQRDLLAMTPEFAPLVREDGLLPPKDFIRLMERLTNIAGNNRAMLVEKMVIYDSLIRQSDSEKATIVREVLKLGNPHWKNQVFIFDGRRMHLEIGGQGLMTLYRPNAPPNKADKLPLSILRVLRLRSLDLHASQLRDLDQLRGLQLTELDLSNMPAKDLAPLATMKSLRVLKIRRGQYGQVQLESLPGQVTVQVLAQGEKE from the coding sequence ATGCCTGGGAAATCCATCTACAGCCAGCTCTACGAGGAAGCCGGGCAGCAACCGCTTGATTTGTCAGGCAGTCCGACCGAGACCCTTTGTCCACTCTATTGCGCTCTCGGCAGAATCGAGGACAGGTATGAGCTGGAGGAGGAAATTGGTGTCGGCGGCATGAAGCAAGTCCTCCGGGTGTACGACCGGCAAACGGAACGTCACGTTGCCATGGCGAGGCCCAAGGCCGATGTGACGCCAGAGCGCTACGACGCCTTCCTGCGTGAGGGGCATATCACCTCGCGTTTGGAGCACCCTAACATCATCAAGCTCTTTGACATGGGTATTGATGAGTCGAAGCGTCCGTTTTTCACCATGGAATACAAACGCGGGCTTTCCCTGCGCAAGATTCTTTCGTTCCTGCAAGCCGATAAACATCTGGAGGAGTATTCCACTCAGAAGAGGCTGTCCATTTTTCTCAGAGTTTGCGAAGCCATCGCCTATGCACATTCCCGTCATGTGTTGCATCTGGATTTGAAACCGGAAAACATCCAGGTTGGCACCTTTGGCGAGGTGCAGGTATGCGACTGGGGTCTGGGTGAAATCGAGCGCAAGGAGAGTGAACAACATAGCTCCGAAGCACTGCTGGACCCGGATTTATATGGTGACCAGTTAGAGCCTCCAATCAAGGGGACACCGGGATACATGGCGCCCGAACAAGATAATTCCAGGGCCTCGAAAACCATGCAAACGGATATCTACGCCCTGGGTTGTTTGCTTTATGAACTCGACACCTTGCATCCACCGGAGTCGCGTTTCAAGAAACCGTCCCACTCAAAAGCCATTACCGCGATCATTACCAAAGCCTGCGCCGAAAACCCGGATGACCGCTATAGGCAGGTGGAGAATATGTGGGAAGATGTCAACCGTCACCTCATGGGTTTCAGTGTGGGCGCGGAACGCACGGGTTTTGGCCGCGAGATACTGCTGTTCTACCGCCGTCATAAGCTGCCCAGCCTGATCACCGTTTTTTTTACCGTGTTTTTGTTAGGGGTGGCACTGTTCTTCACCCAGAAGTTACAAACCAGCCATGGAGCGACAAAGCAGGCCTTGGAGCGAACGGAGGACGCCTTGACCTCGGCCAAGCAGGAACGGGACCGTGCCGAGCTGTCACTCGATCGTTATCTGAAGGAAAAGGAATACGCGGAAGCCTTGTTAAACAAGCACAGCGCGGACACAATCGACAGCACGGTCTTATTGGTGGATGATATCATTTTAAATGAATCACTGGCTTTGGTCGCTGTCCAGAAAGCCATGGAGGGCCTGGACAAGAAGCTGGCGAGCAATCCGCCCGCAGGCGACCGGACATGGGGTCTGAAGGCCTATTTGCTGTTTATCACCCAGCGTTTTGAAGAGGCCGGGAAATTGTACAGCAGGCGGGTTGGTGGTCAGAGGGATTTGCTGGCAATGACCCCTGAGTTTGCTCCGCTGGTCAGGGAGGACGGCTTGCTGCCGCCGAAGGACTTTATTCGTTTGATGGAAAGACTAACAAACATCGCGGGCAACAACCGGGCAATGTTAGTCGAGAAAATGGTGATCTATGACAGCTTGATAAGGCAATCGGACTCGGAAAAAGCCACCATTGTGAGAGAGGTGCTGAAGCTGGGCAACCCACATTGGAAGAACCAGGTATTTATCTTTGACGGCCGGCGAATGCATTTGGAGATTGGTGGTCAGGGCTTGATGACACTCTATCGTCCCAATGCCCCGCCGAACAAGGCCGACAAGCTACCGCTGTCGATATTACGAGTGCTCCGTTTGCGATCCCTGGACCTGCACGCCAGCCAGCTGCGGGACCTCGACCAGCTCAGGGGCTTACAACTGACCGAGCTCGACCTCAGCAACATGCCGGCCAAGGATTTGGCACCCCTGGCCACGATGAAATCATTGCGGGTGTTGAAAATAAGACGTGGCCAGTATGGGCAGGTGCAGTTGGAATCACTGCCTGGGCAGGTGACCGTTCAGGTGCTTGCACAGGGGGAAAAGGAATGA
- a CDS encoding DUF1287 domain-containing protein — protein sequence METARPSGVSDIVNAARTQIGQTTEYDPAYVALDYPNGDIDIRKGVCTDVVIRALRKSRKMDLQQLVHDDMRANFSRYPRVWGLKRTDKNIDHRRVPNLQTYFQRRGWSLAISKNKTDYQPGDLVTCTVAGKLPHIMIVSDVNDSSGTPMVIHNIGGGAREEARLFEFPITGHYRIK from the coding sequence TTGGAAACCGCCAGGCCGTCGGGTGTAAGTGACATTGTCAATGCCGCCCGCACCCAGATTGGACAAACAACGGAGTATGACCCCGCCTATGTGGCACTGGATTATCCGAATGGTGACATCGATATCCGCAAGGGGGTCTGCACCGATGTGGTGATCCGGGCTCTGCGCAAATCCAGGAAAATGGACCTTCAGCAGCTTGTCCACGACGATATGCGTGCGAATTTCTCCAGGTATCCCAGGGTCTGGGGACTCAAGCGCACGGACAAAAACATCGACCACCGTCGCGTGCCCAATTTGCAAACCTATTTCCAGCGCAGGGGATGGTCGCTTGCCATCAGCAAAAACAAAACCGACTACCAACCGGGTGATCTGGTCACCTGCACCGTGGCTGGGAAGCTGCCCCACATCATGATTGTCAGCGATGTGAACGACAGCTCCGGCACACCGATGGTGATCCACAATATTGGTGGTGGGGCACGGGAGGAAGCGCGGCTGTTTGAGTTTCCCATCACCGGACATTATCGAATCAAATGA
- a CDS encoding YihY/virulence factor BrkB family protein, translated as MKPLESLGTGKLWIVRLSRSASKWWRHKHADEAAALAFYSLISLVPILLVGISIASVFVDEETATRILLTEADRVAGPTVGGYFAQILKNEIHWVGSAVSPIIGGLLLFFAATKVIAELRKSLGKVFGVPRKKGRKAAIAGLVGRLAAMLMLLLLGVFIASAVIFETMMGVIVSSLNDSPLLLRMATAVSPMLSFGAMVFLAAVAMRWLPARPPKFSEALIGGGVSALLLVGLKIGLAQFLKHTDVGSFYGSALTLVLVLFWIYFAMQAFLYGSELAAELALERRMRDPGDSINDAEENAVEQPVAKPGSELKEIPIDEISIAEDKNPL; from the coding sequence ATGAAGCCACTCGAGTCATTGGGAACAGGGAAGCTGTGGATTGTCCGCCTATCACGGTCGGCCTCGAAGTGGTGGCGGCATAAACATGCCGACGAGGCGGCGGCGCTCGCGTTTTATTCCTTGATCTCGCTGGTGCCCATCCTGTTGGTGGGTATCTCCATAGCCTCGGTCTTTGTGGATGAGGAGACAGCGACGCGGATTCTGTTGACCGAGGCGGACCGGGTCGCGGGGCCGACGGTGGGCGGCTACTTCGCACAGATTCTGAAAAACGAGATCCACTGGGTGGGTTCAGCCGTGTCACCGATCATTGGAGGCCTGCTGCTGTTTTTTGCCGCCACCAAAGTCATCGCCGAACTGCGGAAATCCCTGGGCAAGGTCTTTGGCGTGCCCCGCAAAAAAGGCAGGAAGGCGGCCATTGCCGGATTGGTGGGCCGGTTGGCAGCGATGCTGATGCTGCTTTTGTTAGGTGTCTTCATCGCCAGTGCGGTGATCTTTGAAACCATGATGGGGGTGATCGTAAGCTCGTTGAACGATTCCCCGTTGCTGCTGAGAATGGCGACTGCGGTGTCACCTATGTTGTCGTTTGGTGCCATGGTCTTCCTGGCGGCCGTGGCGATGCGGTGGCTTCCGGCCAGACCACCCAAGTTTTCCGAGGCTCTGATCGGCGGCGGGGTCAGTGCCCTGTTATTGGTCGGTTTGAAAATAGGGCTGGCCCAGTTCTTGAAACACACGGATGTGGGCAGTTTTTACGGGAGTGCCCTGACACTGGTGCTGGTGCTTTTCTGGATCTATTTTGCCATGCAGGCATTTCTTTACGGCTCCGAGCTTGCCGCCGAACTCGCCCTGGAGCGACGGATGCGGGATCCTGGTGACAGCATCAATGACGCAGAGGAAAACGCGGTTGAACAGCCTGTCGCGAAGCCTGGAAGCGAGCTGAAGGAGATCCCGATCGATGAAATATCTATTGCCGAAGATAAGAACCCGCTCTAG
- a CDS encoding PEP-CTERM sorting domain-containing protein, whose amino-acid sequence MKKNILPISCLAAATLGFTAVSASAGVILQYDSLLPGSGGSDTQLSRVGTTDGSFVTSSDANTSIGSNTSLFSINTQTHMQGAFGDQGDMQFNFGTGPLSAALTPAYAKDNGNWIGASFTAAQDLNLNQFSFQMWNNSVNGDFYAARDAGLFISKDGGTTFTQYGTLFDTSTSNGDKGTVTFNDTYNVLSGQTVEMRVAFTDRTVNAQSSGGATRIGDIQISGIQVPEPSATALLGLAGLGFLVRRKR is encoded by the coding sequence ATGAAGAAAAATATCCTCCCCATAAGCTGCCTTGCCGCAGCGACCCTCGGGTTTACCGCCGTCTCAGCATCCGCTGGGGTGATTCTCCAATACGACAGCCTGCTTCCCGGCAGTGGAGGCAGCGACACCCAGCTCTCACGTGTGGGTACGACTGATGGTTCCTTCGTAACTTCATCCGATGCAAACACCTCTATTGGCAGCAATACATCGCTCTTCTCAATCAATACGCAGACTCATATGCAGGGGGCGTTTGGAGATCAAGGAGACATGCAGTTTAACTTTGGCACGGGTCCGCTTAGCGCTGCTTTGACACCTGCCTATGCCAAGGATAATGGTAACTGGATCGGAGCAAGTTTTACCGCTGCCCAGGATTTAAACCTCAACCAGTTCTCTTTCCAAATGTGGAATAACTCGGTAAACGGCGACTTCTATGCAGCGCGTGATGCAGGGTTGTTTATCAGCAAAGACGGGGGGACGACCTTCACCCAGTATGGAACACTTTTTGACACATCAACTAGTAACGGTGACAAAGGAACGGTTACATTCAACGATACCTACAATGTGTTAAGCGGGCAAACCGTTGAAATGCGAGTCGCCTTTACCGACAGGACTGTGAATGCACAAAGTTCGGGTGGGGCTACACGTATCGGCGACATTCAAATATCAGGGATACAAGTGCCCGAGCCATCCGCAACGGCCCTTCTCGGCCTTGCCGGTCTTGGATTCCTGGTCAGGAGGAAGCGCTAG
- a CDS encoding sigma-70 family RNA polymerase sigma factor — MAPDSPTNPANPSADAMRTRVSLLQRASDGSDQLAWEELLGYYEPFISKVLQAMGFRGADLDDARQQVSLLLWKGLQSYDRDPERAKFRTWFARLIKNAALNIIRSNQSTPSGPSLDDDRDGNRLVLGDDPALDLRVEQEWQEYVVGLAMDRASQVFSGKAVEVFKMSLDGQSCEEIAGLLNIKTSSVYILKSRVKAVVLKEIQQLKHDLENFGEATSN; from the coding sequence ATGGCCCCTGACTCCCCAACAAATCCAGCCAACCCGTCGGCGGATGCCATGCGTACGCGTGTCAGTCTGTTGCAGCGGGCCAGCGACGGCAGCGACCAGCTTGCCTGGGAAGAGCTGCTGGGTTACTACGAGCCATTTATATCCAAGGTATTGCAGGCCATGGGATTCCGGGGTGCTGACCTGGATGACGCCAGACAGCAGGTGTCGTTGTTGCTTTGGAAAGGCTTGCAGTCCTATGACCGGGACCCCGAGCGCGCCAAGTTCAGGACCTGGTTCGCCCGGCTGATCAAAAATGCCGCGCTCAACATCATCAGGTCAAACCAAAGCACACCCTCGGGGCCGAGCCTGGATGATGACCGCGACGGGAATCGTCTGGTGCTGGGTGATGATCCGGCGCTTGATCTGCGCGTGGAGCAGGAGTGGCAGGAATACGTGGTGGGCCTGGCCATGGATCGTGCCAGCCAGGTATTCTCCGGCAAGGCGGTAGAGGTTTTTAAAATGTCACTGGACGGCCAATCGTGTGAGGAGATTGCCGGGCTCTTGAATATCAAAACAAGCTCGGTGTATATCCTCAAGTCACGGGTGAAGGCCGTGGTGCTGAAGGAAATCCAACAATTAAAACACGACCTCGAAAACTTCGGTGAGGCCACCTCTAACTAA
- a CDS encoding PEP-CTERM sorting domain-containing protein (PEP-CTERM proteins occur, often in large numbers, in the proteomes of bacteria that also encode an exosortase, a predicted intramembrane cysteine proteinase. The presence of a PEP-CTERM domain at a protein's C-terminus predicts cleavage within the sorting domain, followed by covalent anchoring to some some component of the (usually Gram-negative) cell surface. Many PEP-CTERM proteins exhibit an unusual sequence composition that includes large numbers of potential glycosylation sites. Expression of one such protein has been shown restore the ability of a bacterium to form floc, a type of biofilm.), which translates to MKNTMIASAVALASVSALQASLVVVGSLQTEQGNPADWDPMNSTLVMTEASGVYTYTATGLSDGVLYEFKVLDNEGTLPTVWGDPEIVPVNTALWGDATGSSLITVNTNLTNNNGNAVVWITSNNAPLQAVGNFMVAAGGAADWVPQDPTFNMTPQGAGYFTLDTTISTPGTYEFKANDGTGATGWEHQVGPDGISNNAGTISFTTTSNNQPVTLFVDLTNQSIGAIVPEPSSAALLGLGGLALILRRRQ; encoded by the coding sequence ATGAAAAATACAATGATAGCGTCAGCTGTAGCGCTGGCCTCCGTAAGCGCGCTACAGGCGTCACTTGTCGTCGTCGGTTCTCTACAAACCGAACAAGGCAACCCCGCAGACTGGGATCCAATGAATAGCACCCTGGTGATGACGGAAGCGAGCGGTGTTTACACCTATACAGCAACCGGGCTATCAGATGGTGTCCTTTATGAATTCAAAGTACTCGATAATGAAGGTACTTTGCCGACGGTCTGGGGTGATCCGGAGATTGTTCCCGTCAATACAGCACTGTGGGGTGATGCAACGGGCTCCTCGCTGATCACAGTGAATACCAATCTTACCAACAACAATGGAAATGCCGTGGTCTGGATTACTTCCAACAACGCCCCGCTTCAGGCGGTTGGCAACTTCATGGTTGCGGCGGGTGGTGCTGCTGACTGGGTTCCACAAGACCCGACATTCAATATGACACCACAAGGTGCAGGTTACTTTACTTTGGACACGACCATCAGCACTCCGGGAACTTATGAGTTCAAGGCAAACGATGGAACCGGTGCCACGGGGTGGGAACACCAGGTAGGTCCGGACGGAATAAGCAACAATGCCGGTACGATCAGTTTTACAACAACGAGTAACAATCAACCCGTAACCTTGTTTGTGGACCTTACCAATCAGTCGATCGGTGCGATCGTGCCCGAGCCCTCATCCGCGGCGTTGCTCGGACTTGGTGGCCTGGCCCTGATCCTACGCCGCCGTCAATAG
- a CDS encoding response regulator transcription factor, whose amino-acid sequence MTNPATPGETNIINLWIIEDNAAFRSNLSETLNTVDHICCQHDFSSFEQAIECLHNTRDKPQLMLIDLSLPGMSGIDGLKLIQGTHPDIRCIVLTGSDRQKDVFKAICAGAAGYLLKNTNVEDIIHSIEDVMQGGASLDPHVASMVLNAFPRDNSPPNEHDLTERELQVLELLADGKIIKEISEVMNLSPHTVKFHVANTYKKLNVQSQAGAVAKGIRKGII is encoded by the coding sequence ATGACAAACCCCGCAACACCTGGTGAGACAAACATCATCAACTTATGGATCATCGAAGACAACGCAGCCTTCAGGTCCAATCTATCAGAAACACTCAACACCGTGGATCACATCTGCTGCCAGCATGATTTTTCATCCTTTGAGCAGGCCATTGAGTGTCTGCACAACACACGTGACAAACCCCAGCTCATGCTCATTGATCTGTCACTCCCGGGCATGAGTGGAATTGACGGGCTCAAACTGATCCAGGGAACCCACCCCGACATCCGTTGTATCGTACTCACCGGCTCTGACCGACAAAAGGACGTGTTCAAGGCCATCTGTGCCGGGGCAGCGGGTTATTTACTGAAAAACACCAATGTGGAGGATATCATCCATAGTATCGAGGACGTCATGCAGGGCGGTGCCTCGCTCGACCCCCATGTCGCGTCGATGGTCCTCAATGCCTTTCCCAGGGACAACTCGCCACCGAATGAACACGACCTCACTGAAAGGGAACTCCAAGTCCTGGAACTGCTCGCCGATGGAAAAATCATCAAGGAAATTTCAGAGGTCATGAATCTGTCACCGCACACGGTGAAGTTCCATGTGGCGAATACCTATAAAAAGCTCAACGTCCAGTCGCAGGCGGGCGCGGTCGCCAAGGGGATCAGGAAAGGTATCATCTAG
- a CDS encoding glycoside hydrolase family 16 protein — translation MKIRLGIISALAGVAVATAQPRAWKLVWADEFDVDGKPNPKNWVYENGFVRNLELQWYQQDNAFCKNGLLVIEGRRERKANPDYKKGSARWQQNRPHAEYTSACVKTKGLHAWQYGRFEVRAKIITRQGLWPAIWFLGMDGPWPANGEIDLMEFYGGKILANACWEGRWKFKPTWDTSHTPVAKLGKNWDKDFHIWRMDWDAKSIKLYVDDRLLNTIELDKTKNGTGRGPKNPFHQPHYILLNLAIGGKAGGDPSKTAFPSRYVIDYVRVYQKAPTKE, via the coding sequence ATGAAGATCCGCCTAGGCATCATCAGCGCGCTGGCCGGCGTCGCGGTTGCCACCGCGCAACCCAGGGCATGGAAACTCGTCTGGGCCGATGAGTTTGATGTCGACGGCAAACCCAATCCCAAAAACTGGGTTTATGAAAACGGCTTTGTGCGCAATCTCGAGCTGCAATGGTATCAGCAGGACAATGCGTTTTGTAAAAACGGCCTGTTAGTCATCGAGGGCCGCAGGGAACGCAAGGCAAACCCGGACTATAAAAAGGGATCGGCCAGGTGGCAGCAAAACCGCCCCCACGCCGAATACACATCCGCTTGTGTCAAAACAAAAGGGCTCCACGCGTGGCAGTATGGCCGGTTTGAAGTACGGGCAAAAATCATCACCCGGCAGGGGCTGTGGCCGGCGATCTGGTTTCTGGGGATGGACGGGCCGTGGCCCGCGAATGGGGAAATCGACCTGATGGAGTTTTATGGCGGGAAAATTCTGGCGAACGCCTGTTGGGAGGGTCGTTGGAAATTCAAACCTACCTGGGACACGAGCCATACACCCGTCGCCAAACTCGGTAAAAACTGGGACAAGGATTTTCACATCTGGCGCATGGACTGGGATGCAAAAAGCATCAAACTCTACGTCGATGACCGGCTGTTGAATACCATTGAGTTGGATAAAACCAAAAACGGTACCGGTCGCGGTCCGAAAAACCCGTTTCACCAGCCACATTACATCCTCCTGAACCTGGCCATCGGTGGCAAGGCCGGAGGTGATCCATCGAAGACGGCGTTTCCGTCGCGCTATGTGATCGACTATGTCAGGGTCTACCAGAAGGCCCCCACAAAAGAGTAG